Part of the Myxococcota bacterium genome is shown below.
GCGCCGCCGCTCTCGGCGCTGCTGATCGGGAGCCTGGGCTACGAGCTCGGCCACGAGCTCTCGGGCGGACGCGTGCCCCGGCGCGACGGCGCGACCGCCCCCGTGTGTCTGGCCGGGTTTCGGGCGCTGGCAGTCGGCGATCCGACGACCGGACGGCCCGTCGTCGCGGGCGGCTGTCCGCGTGCGCGGGCGAAGCTCGAAGCGCTGCTCGCCAGCCTGCCCCGCGTGGAGCCCGCGAAGCCGCCCGCGCTGCGCGCGCCGCTGCCGCGCACGAGTGACTCGGACTTCCTGTGCGCCGTGCGCCGCGTGCAGGCGTACATCCGCGCTGGCGACGTGTACCAGGTGAACCTGGCGCGCCGGCTCGACCTTCCGGCCCCCGACGCGCCGGGCCTGCGGAGCCTGTACCGCGCGCTCGCCGACGCCGCCGGCGCGCCCTTCGGCGCCTATCTGGAGACGCCGGAGCGCACGCTTCTGTCGAGCTCGCCCGAGCTGTTCCTGCGCGCCGAGGCAGGCGCCGTCGAGACGCACCCGATCAAGGGCACGCGCCCGCGCGCCGCCACGCCGGCCGACGACGCCGCGCAGCTCCGCGCCCTGCTCGCGTCGGAGAAGGACCGCGCCGAGCACGTGATGATCGTGGACCTCGAGCGCAACGATCTGGGCCGCGTGTGCCAGACCGGCAGCGTGCACCTGCGCGAGCTGTGCGCGCCGCGCAGCTTCGCCGACGTACACCATCTGGTGTCGGTCGTGGCCGGGCGCCTGCGCGAGCCGGGCGACTGGGTCGGGCTGCTCGAGGCCACGTTCCCGGGCGGCTCGATCACCGGCGCGCCGAAGCTGCGCGCCATGCAGCTCATCGCCGAGCTCGAGCCCGTGGCGCGCGACGCCTACACCGGCGCCGTCGGCTGGATCGACGCCTCGGGCCGGATGGAGCTGGCGATCGCGATCCGCACGGCGATCGCGGCGCGCGGCGCCCTGCACCTCCACCTGGGCGGCGGCATCGTCGCCGACTCCGAGCCCGCCGCGGAGCTGCGCGAGACCCGCGACAAGGGGCGCGGCTTCGCCCGGGCCTGGGGCTTCGAGCCGTAGAACGCACGCACGTGCCCGGGCGCGCCATGCGCCCCTCAAGGGGTCACCGGCCGGCGCCGAAGCGAGCGGGAGATCGCGGAGGAGACGCAGTGTCGGACGTGCAGCGCAGAGCGGAAGAGTCACCGGAAGTCACGCCGGTCGCCACACCCGCGCCGCAGTCGGGCTGGCGCAGGATTGCACAGCCGGGCGCGGCCGAAGACGAAGTCACTCTGCCGGCCGTGCAGCGCCGCGGTGAGCTCCGCACCAACCTGTCACTCCGCGCCGAGCGCACCACGATCGACGCGGTGCGCGACCCGATCACCGGCGAGCTCTACTACGACATCGCGGACGACGACCAGACGCAGAACCTGTCACGCCGCGGCCTGTGCATTCGCTGCGAGCGCCCGCCCGAAGTCGGCACGCGCGTGCTCGTGCAGCTGCGCCTGCCCGGCGAGGCGCCCATCGACGTGGTCGGCCTCGCGCGCTGGACGCGCGTGGTGTTCGTCCCCGGCGAGCACGGTGCGCGTGCCGCGGCCCTCGTGGGCCTCGAGCTGCTGGGCGGCCCGCCGCGGGCGCTCGAGCGCTACGGCCGCGCGCTCGGAAAGCTCGCGCGCGGCGCGGCGAAGGCGGATGAAATGAACTCCGAATCAGCGGTTGCCTCCCCCAGGGACCGCCGATAGCATGACCGC
Proteins encoded:
- a CDS encoding anthranilate synthase component I family protein; translation: MTSLAHLLDALPLDSLPHLLDPRGAGGWGSAALGVYPEVTFRGGLEALREAERWLAQFRGAPPLSALLIGSLGYELGHELSGGRVPRRDGATAPVCLAGFRALAVGDPTTGRPVVAGGCPRARAKLEALLASLPRVEPAKPPALRAPLPRTSDSDFLCAVRRVQAYIRAGDVYQVNLARRLDLPAPDAPGLRSLYRALADAAGAPFGAYLETPERTLLSSSPELFLRAEAGAVETHPIKGTRPRAATPADDAAQLRALLASEKDRAEHVMIVDLERNDLGRVCQTGSVHLRELCAPRSFADVHHLVSVVAGRLREPGDWVGLLEATFPGGSITGAPKLRAMQLIAELEPVARDAYTGAVGWIDASGRMELAIAIRTAIAARGALHLHLGGGIVADSEPAAELRETRDKGRGFARAWGFEP